The Flammeovirga pectinis genomic interval TCATAGAATTATATTGAGGGGTATTTACACGTGCTTGCTTTAAGCGTTCGCGCATTTCCTCTAATTCTTCAGTAGTATCAAAAGCGTAGTAAGCAAGGTCGTTTTTAACTAACTTGTCAGCATATTCTTTGTATATATCTTTTCTTTCAGACTGTCGGTAAGGACCACAGTCGCCAGGGTTCCAAGGCGCTTCATCTGCAACGATTCCTGCCCATTCTAAACTCTGCTTAATATATTCTTCTGCACCCTCAACAAAACGGTTTTGGTCTGTATCCTCAATACGAACAAGGAATTCGCCACCATTATGTTTGGCAAATAGATAATTGAATAATGCTGTACGCACTCCACCAATGTGAAGTGGTCCTGTTGGACTAGGAGCAAAACGTACTCTTACTTTATTTTCCATCTTTTATATGTGTATGATATCAATATCTTTTTCAGTCTGCAAAGCTAATCAAATACTTGCATAAAAGTTTAGATAATAACGTTTAAAATTTAAGAATTTGAATGGTTTTAGATAACATTAGGCTTTCTTTTCTGATTATTATATAAAAAATGTGTTTTTCTACATTTCAATAATTATTTCTTGTGATAAGATTATAATAACTGAATTTTTAGATCTAATTTCATTGTATAATTAAATAATAACCCAAACAAAAAACCTAGTATAGTAGGTTTATTAGCAGTATATGAAAAAACACGATTTTTCTTTCACCGGTGGAGGAGTTAATGGCTTAATAAATAAAATGTTTAAAGCGAAAGACTATTCTTCAAGATTCTCAATTCGGTTGTCCGTTTTTCTTGTTTTAGCAGTTTTTCCAATAGTATTATTTAATGGAATTGACGGGACACTTTTTGGAGGAGATGATACAGTAGCTTTGTTTGATGATATTGAAATAATGAGCCGTCTGTTTATTGTTATTCCTTTCTTAATTTACATTGAACAGTATTTTGAAACTCCATTTAATAATTACATCAGTTATACTAAATTACTGATAAATGAAGAGGACAGGTCTTCATTAAATAAAGATCTTGATAAATTTTCTAATGTAGTGAGTTCTTATATACCAGAATTAATATTGCTATTGTTATTGGTACTAGCAACGGCATTTTGGGCAAATGTAAGTGATTCTCAAGAGTCGTCTTGGCTGTATCAACACAATCAATTAGGAGCTTTAAAACTAAGTAAAAGTGGTTGGTGGTTTGTATTTGTATCTATTCCATTATATCAATTTTTATTTATTAGATGGCTTTGGAGATGGCTTTTATGGATAACATCTTTAGTTATCTTTAATAGATACAGATGGAATATTCATGCAATGCATGGCGATAAATTAGCGGGTTTAGAGTATTTAAATTTTGTTCCTTTCTTTTTTGGTATATGTTCCGTAGCTATTGGTATAAATTTATCATCAATAATGTACAGTGAGATTATTGAAGGTTTGAAAGGTTTAATGGATTATAAATTCATCATAATTGCATTTGCTGTTTGTGTACCTTTAATCTGTTTTTCTCCTTTATTAATATTAGCTCCAAAGATCTCTAAATTGCGTTCCGATACTATTTATAAGTTTGGAATGTTAATTCAGAATCACCATAAATTCTTTGAACAAAAATGGTTTGGGAAACCTGAAGAAGAAGTAAAAGAACTTGTGGGGAGTGCAGACCCATCATCAATGTGTGATATTAATGGAAGTTATGAATTTGTGAAAGGAATGAGCATTGTACCTATAGATACACGTTTACTAATTGTATTAGCAACAATCTTACTAGTGCCTTTCTTGCCTCTTTTAAGTACAATGTATTCTGTAAAAGAGTTGTTCCAATTAGTAGTTAAATCGATGATGTAAATTTTGTAGGTAAATTTAAAAGGGTAATTATAAAATAAATATTTTTAGAATGATTACTTCAATAAATTATAACTTATCTGTATTACCAATTACAGTTAACTTATCGTTAGATTTTAGACTGAATTCTAGAGGGAGATGCCATATTTCTGGCTCTCCATCTTTATGCCCGTAAATATCTCCACTCTCGGTAGGGACATCAATTTTAATTGTTTCTGTTTGTAGCGTTTTAACTTTGTCGTGCTCATGTATTTTTTTAGTAAATAAGCGTATGGAAAAGTTGATAGCATCAAAGAATGAAGGTTTAGGCAATAAAGTAACTTCTAATAGGCCATCATTAATTTTTGCTTTGGGAGCAATAAAGGCATTGTTACCATATTGTGCTGCATTTGCTACAGTAATAACAAAAGCATCTTGAGATTTGTTATTTTCCCCTAAAGATAAAGAGTACTTTTTTGAGTGGTATTTAAAGTATTCAAATACTGTAGCTTTAATGTAATTAGTAAGTCCTCTGCCTTTCATTTTAGCAAAAGAATGACTTACCTGCGCATCAAAACCCACGCCTGCAGTACAAAAGAAATACTCATTATTTATTTTTGGAGCATCAATTTTTACAATTTTCTCCCTGTACAAGCATTTTATTGCACTTTTTAAATTCATAGGAATTTTAAGATGTCTAGCTAAACCATTACCAGAACCAGTAGGTATAATTCCTAAAATAGCAGTAGAATTTACTAATGCAGAGGCAATTTCATTTACTGTTCCATCTCCACCGATAGCAACAATGATATCAAATTCAGTTATAAAATTTTTTGCTAATTGACTAGCGTGACCAGCGTATTGGGTATAAGAAATATGAATATTGAGTCCTTTTGCTGCTAATGTTTGTTGTGTAATTTCTGCAGCTTTAATTGATTTGCCATTCCCAGACACTGGATTGGCAATTAATACGATATTTTTCATTAATAAATTCTAGATGCAAGTAAAAGAGTAACATTTGTTGTTTTAGTCGCCTTAAAAGTAGTAAACTATTAACATAAAAAAAATAGGAGTCTATTTTATAAGTGATAAAACAGACTCCTATTAAAAATATCTTGAAAATTATGTTGATTACTCAGAATCGTAAGCCCATTTTAAATAAATAGACCCCCAAGTAAAGCCACCTCCAAAAGCAGCAAAAACTAAGTTATCACCTTTCTTGAATTGTTTTTCAAAGTCCCAAAGGCACAATGGAATTGTAGCACCTGTTGTATTTCCATATTTTTCTATGTTAATACAGACACGGTCTTTACCAACACCCATTCTCTTGGCTGTGGCATCTATAATTCTTAAGTTGGCTTGATGAGGAATTAAGTAAGCAATGTCATCAGATGATAATTCATTTCTCTTCATTATACTTTCTGCAGCAGAAGCCATATTAGTTACAGCATGCTTAAAAACAGATTTACCGTCTTGGTAAAAATAATGTTCCTCTTCAGCGAGTTGTTCTAAGCTTATTGGATAGGCAGACCCCCTTTTTACATGTAATAAATCTTTGCCAGAACCATCAGAATGCATTACGGCATCAATTAGACCATATTCTTCATTTGGTTCTATAAGTACAGCACCTGCACCATCACCAAATAAAATACATGTATTTCTATCGCTGTAATCCATCACAGACGACATTTTGTCTGCTCCAACAACAACTATTTTCTTGTAGTTTCCGGATTTAATGAAGTTAGATGCCATTTCTAATCCATATACAAAACCTGAACAAGCGGCTGATATGTCAAAACTCATAGCGTTAGAGTTAATAGCCTCGCAAACAATATTTGCGGTTGAGATAAATCCCATATCAGGAGTAGAAGTTGCACAAATAACAAGGTCTACTTCACTCCCTTTGAGATTTTTTTTCTCAAGAAGTGCAGAGACTGCATTTATTGCAAGAGTCGAAGTTCCAAGATTTTCACCTTTTAAAATTCGTCGTTCTTTAATACCTGTGCGAGAGGTAATCCACTCGTCGCTAGTTTCCACTAATTTTTCTAAATCGTGGTTTGTGAGTTTGTCCTCAGGAACCCAACCTGCTACAGCGGTAATTGCAGCGTACAATGGACTCATATCTTGGTTACTTTTAATGTGATTGTGTGTTAATCAATTGATATTACCATAAAACGGTGATATTAATCAATATTGATGCAAAAAAAAGAAATAAAATTGATTAACGGAAAAGAACGTTAGTTAAAGGTGTTTTTTTTAAGAAAAAAATTCTTAATGTCTCATAATTAAGAATCAATACCTTGATTTTACATTGTTTTTAATAATAAGCAAAAGAGCTATATCAATGTACTTGATATAGCTCTTTATAAATATATCCTATTTAGGAAAGATTATTTTTCCTTTGGGAATTCAAAATTGATAGGGTCATCTACTTTAGTTTTCATTAAAGCAATTTCTAAAACTTCTTTTGCATCTTTTACAAAATTCAGTTTTAAACCATCAGTGTATTTTTCTGGAATATCTTTCACATCTCTTTGATTTCTTTCAGAGAAAATGATTTCCTTAATTCCAGCTCTTTTTGCAGCTAATAATTTTTCTTTAATTCCACCTACAGGTAAAACTTTACCTCTTAAAGTAATCTCTCCAGTCATTGCTAACTTAGATTTGATTTTTCTTTGTGTGTAAGTAGAAACCATAGAAGTTAACATTGTGATACCTGCTGAAGGACCATCCTTAGGAACAGCACCAGCAGGAACGTGAATGTGTAAATCGTATGTTTCAAATACTCTATGGTCAATTCCATATTTTTCTGCATTAGCTTTTAGCCAAGAAAGAGCTGTAGTAGCAGATTCTTTCATAACATCACCAAGTTGTCCGGAAAGGGTTAATCTACCTTTTCCTCTGTTTAATGAGCTTTCAATAAATAAAATCTCACCACCAACTTGCGTCCAAGCTAATCCAGTAACAACACCAGCATATTCGTTATCTTGGTATGTTTCTCTTTCAAAAATTGGAGCTCCTAAGTATTTTATTACCTCGTCTGGTCCAATAGACTTTTTGTACTCCTCTTCCATAGCAATAGATTTTGCTATTTTTCTAATAACAGAACCAATAGTTCTTTCAAGACCACGTACACCAGATTCTCTTGTGTAGTTTTCTATTAAGAATTTAAGTCCTTTAGCAGAGATTGTAAAGTCTTTAGCTTTTAAACCATGCTCAGTTCTTTGTTTCGGAATTAAATGCTTTTTAGCAATTTCTTCTTTTTCTTCGAACGTGTAACCCGTAATTTCAATAATTTCCATTCTATCGCGTAATGCAGGTTGAATGGTATCTAATGAATTTGCAGTAGCAATAAATAACACCTTAGATAAGTCGTATTCTACTTCAAGGTAATTATCTGTAAATGCATTGTTTTGTTCTGGATCAAGAACCTCTAAAAATGCAGAAGAAGGATCTCCTCTAAAGTTGTTTCCGATTTTATCTATTTCATCAAGAATAAAAACAGGGTTAGAAACACCAGATTTTTTTATGCTTTGCATAATCTTACCAGGCATAGCACCTACATAAGTTTTACGGTGACCTCTGATTTCTGTTTCATCGTGTAAACCACCTAATGAAATACGGTTATATTCTCTACCTAATGCTTTTGCAATTGATCTACCTAAAGATGTTTTACCAACACCAGGAGGGCCATATAAACAAAGAATAGGTCCTTTAATATCATTTTTAAGCTTAAGAACAGCAAGGTATTCTAAAATACGTTCTTTTACTTTTTCTAAACCTTGGTGGTCTTTATCAAGAATCTTTTGAGCATTTTTCAAGTCGAAAGAATCCTCTGTAATTTTATTCCAAGGCAAGTCCAACATAAACTCACAGTAATTCATAGATACTGCAAAGTCTGCTGCGGCAGGGTTTGAACGTAAAAGTTTAGCGAGTTCTTTGTAAAAATGTTCTTTTATATTTTCTGGCCAATCTTTACTCTCTGCACGTTCTTTTAAAGCTGCAATTTCTTCATCGGGTCCTTCTGCACCAAGTTCCGTTTGAAGCACCTTCATTTGTTGACGTAAATAATAATCACGTTGTTGTTGATCAATATCTACGTTAGTCTTCCCTGCTATTTCATTTTTAATTTCTAACAAGTTAACCTCTTTGTTCATCAGCTTTAATAGCCTCTCAACCTTAACTTTTCCATCAGAAATTCTTAATATTTTTTGCTTATCATTAACTTCAGCATTAATGTTTGTAGCAATAAAATTAGCCAAGAAATCTAAACCTTTAATATTCTCTAAAGCCAAAGAAGCTTCTTGAGGGATATCTCTATTTAAACTTAGAATTTCATAAGCAACATCTCTTAAAGAAGACTCTAAAGCTTTCTCTTCTGTTTTCTTAATCTTAGAAAAATCTTCTTCATGAACAACTACTTTCCCAGAAAGGTAAGGTTCTTCAGAAGTTAATTCTTTTAATTCTATTTTTTTACGTCCCTGCGCAATGATTGTACTATTACCGTCAGGAAGTTTTAATATTTTTATAATCTGCACTAATGTTCCAAACTGGTGTAAATCCTTTTTTCCAGGATCTTCAACAGAGGCATCTCTTTGTGCAACAACGGCTATGAATTTTTTATTAGAATATGCATACTCCACTAATTTATTCGACTTCTCTCTACCAATTGTGATAGGGATAAGTACATTAGGGAATAAAACCATATTTCTTAGAGGTAATATGGGTACTTCTAATTCTTCAATATCATCTAAATTATAACTTTCAGTTTCGTCTTCTGCTATAACAGAAATAATAGCGTCGTTATTTATATTGGATAGGAGCCCTTGGGCTAATGTATCTTTACTTCTCATGCTGAGGTTTGTCTGATCTTTTATGAATGCCAAATCGACAATTCATTTACTTATTTTATACATAATTGTACCTAATTGGTAAATACTGACATATTTTCAGTTTAAACTGACAAATGTGGCACAACTATGGAAGTGTATATTTCTTGATATTAAGTTCAAGGCCCACAAAGGTACTGAAAATACTTTTTTATCGTTAATAAAATATCAACTTCAATTTAACGAATGTGAGATTAATTAAGAGATTAAATTTAAATAGGAATATTTAGGTAAATGATACTTAATTTTTCGTTAAATTATGGAGTTAATTATAATAAAAGAACAAGTTGCAGTTACTATTTTAGTGCTGTAAGCCTATAAACTATGAGAAGCATCTTCACAAGAAGCGGATTTATACTCTTTATACTAATTATTGCAGTTTTTTCTAACCCAACTTTCTCCCAAAAGAAAAGAAAGAAAAAAAAGGAAGCAGAGAAAAAAGAGCAACAAGATAGTGGATTGAAAATCTCGGAATTTGAACCTACCAAAATAAATAAGGTGGTTAAATTACCTGGTTTGAAATTCCCTAATATTAATGTTAGACCATATTATAGAAACGATCAGCAACTGGCTTTAATTGCTAGACTTGAACGTAATAAGCAATGGGATGAATACAGAGAACAATTATATATATATGTAACTTCTTTTGGTATAAATAATTTTATGGTGAAGGAGGATATGGATTTACTTTGGCGCTTAGCGAATGTATCTGAATACCTTGGCGATAGAGTTTTAGCAAAAGAAACATATCGATTAATTCTAAGACATTATAGAGGTGATTTTAGTAGAGCTTTAAAGCATTATGAATCACTTACTTTATTTGAAAAGCCTTTGTATGCAAACCTCGAAGATTATTACAGGCTTGTTGATAAAAGAGCATTAATAGATACATTAACTCCCCCGGAAGATGTATTGGTTGATATGGGTGACCAGGTGAATTCACAGTTTTCTGATTATGGAATGACCTTAGGTGGAGAAAATCAAAATAGATTATTGTTTACAAGTAATAGAAGTGGTAGAGACACTTCGGCTTTTAACCAACAATTTAATCCGAAAAATGCAAACGAAGATATTTATATAAGTGAAAAAACGGAGTTTGATATGTGGGGAGAAGCGGTGGCTTTTGAAGCAATAAACTCGAATTATAATGAGGGTTCTCCATATTTATCAAAAGATGGTAAAACACTTTATTTTATTAGATGTATGGCTCCCGGAGGGTTAGGAGATTGTGATATCTATTATTCAAATAGAGTAGGTGACTCTACATGGAGTGAGCCTGTAAATTTGGGACCTAATATAAACTCTTATGCATGGGATTCTCACCCGTCATTATCTATGACTGAAGATACGTTGTTTTTTGCCTCCGATAGAAAAGGGGGGTTTGGTAATAGCGATATCTACATGAGTATTAAATCAGAAAAAGGAGCGTGGGGTAAAGCAAAGAATGTTGGTCCTTTTATTAATTCTAGAGGAAGCGAGTTAAGCCCATACCCACATGTAAAATTCCCTGTTTTGTATTTTAGCTCATCTTTAGGAGTAGTAAATTTTGGTGGCTTTGATATTTATAAATCATTCATTGTAGATGGAAGATTTAGTGAACCAAAGAATGTTGGCCCGTTAGTAAACGGTGGAGGTGATGAATATTACTTTGCAATAGATGCAGATGCTAAGCAATTGTACTACGCAAAATCTAAAGTAAAAGGAGACCCAAATTTAGACCTTCAATCGTTTCCATTACCTATGGAAGCTAAACCTAATAATACAGTTCGTTTTTCTGGTAGAGTTACAGAACAATCTACCGGAGAAGTTTTTAAGGGTGTTGTTACAGTCATCGATTTATCGGATAGGGTAGAAGTTGCTCCAAAATCTATTAGAGAAGATGGGTCTTTTGATTTTGAATTAATAAATGATAAGAAGTACCTGTTGGTAATTGAAGGAGATAACTTTTTTCAGATAGAAGAAATATTTTTTGTTGAAGGAGATAAACACGTTCAGATTCCAGCAATTTCAGTAAATAGTTCATTGTCTTTTGCATCAATTGATTTTGATCCAGGGAGTGCGAAATTAAAACCAGAAATGGAAAACAACTTGCACTTAGTCGTTGATTTCTTAGTGAAACATACAAACTACAGACTAATTGTAACTGGACATACTGATGCTGATGGTAATTCTGAAGCAAATGTCAAATTATCGAAAGAAAGAGCCGAGTCTATAAAAGAATTTATTGTTAATTACGGAGAGTTAGAAAGCAATAGAGTTATAGCAGATGGTAAGGGAGACAATGATCCAATTATTGTTCAACCTTCTAACGAAGAAGAAAAAAGGCTAAATAGAAGAGTAGAATTTAAGATCTTTTTGGATGAATATAGAATTTCCGTACCCGTGTCTGATGATGATGTAGATTGGGGAGAAGATTGATTAGTTTGGAAAGTAGAAACATATATTTCATATTTGAGAAACTATAATATATAAACATACACACGCACATACTAATCTTACTATTATGGAAAATGTAATGACTATCTCATCGAAAGAAGCGATCGAACTAGAAAAAAAATACGGGGCTAATAATTATGCTCCGTTACCAGTAGTTCTAGAGAGAGGAGAAGGAGTTTTCGTTTGGGATGTAGAAGGAAACAAATACTACGATTTTTTATCTGCATACAGTGCAGTAAATCAAGGGCATGTTCATCCAAGAATTTTGGATGTAATGATTAAACAAGCATCTAAGCTTACCCTAACATCTAGAGCATTTTACTCTGATCAATTGGGCTTAGCAGAGAAAATGCTCTGTGAAACTTTTGGCTTTGAGCGTGCTATTTTAATGAATACAGGTGCAGAAGGTAATGAAACAGCAATTAAGCTTGCACGTAAGTGGGGATACGAGAAAAAAGGTATACCAGCAAACGAAGCAGTGATTATTGGTGTTGAAAAGAATTTTCATGGTAGAACAACTACCATTATTTCTGCATCAACAGATCCGGTAGCAACAACAAATTTTGGCCCATTTATGCCAGGTTTCGAAATTGTACCTTATAATGATCTATCAGCTTTAGAAGAAGCATTAAAGAATCCAAATGTTGCAGGACTTTGGTTAGAGCCAATTCAAGGAGAAGCTGGTGTTTATGTACCGCAAGATGGTTACTTAAAAGCAGCACAAGAGTTATGCACCAAACACAATGTACTCTTCATGGTAGATGAAGTACAGACAGGTGTTGGAAGAACGGGTAAATTATTGGCATCTGATTACGATGAAATAAAACCCGATATGGTAATTCTTGGAAAAGCAATCTCAGGTGGTTTTTATCCTGTTTCTTGTGTTCTTACATCTTCTGAAGTAATGGATGTATTTAATCCTGGTGAGCATGGTTCTACATACGGTGGTAACCCTCTGGGGTGTGCTGTAATGATGGAAGCACTTACAGTTTTGAAGGAAGAAAAGATGACGGAAAATGCCTTCCGTTTGGGAGAGGTTTTCAGAGCAAGAATGGAAGAATTATCTGCTAAGACAGATTTATTGTTAGGCGTAAGAGGTAAAGGACTTTTGAATGCTTTATTAGTAAATGATTCTGAGGATAGTAAAACAGCAACTAATATCTGTTATAAATTAATGGATAAAGGATTGTTAGCGAAGCCAACACATGGTAATATTATTCGTTTTGCACCTCCATTGGTAATTACAGAAGAGCAATTAGAAGATTGTATCACTATTATTACTGATGTTGTTATGAACTTTGAAAAGTAAATACTACTATAAAAATAGAAAGGGATTGATGTTCAGCTGAATATCAATCCCTTTTTTTGATGCAAAAATATTGATCATGAATTTAATTTATGATCAAAAATTATTGCTATAGAATTTCGTTTCCGTCTTCATCAAGAGGATAAGGAATGTAGACAAAGTTTACAAACTCATCATCAATTACAAATAAACAGCAAAATTCATCTGGATTCTTGTATGATTTTTTAAACTCCTCAAATCTATCAGCTAAAATTAATTCTTTCTGTAAAAATTCTTCAGCAAAAGAAACGCCATAGTTCCATTCTAAAAACTCTTTTTGATCTGGTCCTACTAGATGTTGGCCAATACTTAGTGATGTTTTAGAAACAGGAAAAATAGGGTATTTAGAAAAATTTCTCTTTCTAACTTGATAAGAAGCTTCTTGTAAAACAGAGTATACTTTGATAAAATCTTTAGTGATTGTACCTAAGTATTTCCCTTGACTATTTAATTCTGGTGTGTTTTCCATATCTATAAATTTTTGCAAAGTTCATAAGATCATTTGATAAACCAAAATCTAAACTCAATTTCATCACTTTTATAGGTTAACAAAAAAGAATAATAGTGATTTTGTCTTAAAAATAAAGTTTTCTAAACGAAAAAGGTTGCTTTAAAGTTTCCTCTAAAACAACCTTTAAATTGAAGTTATTTGTTTGTGCTAGTTATAGTATAATTATATCGATTTCTTAGAAGACGAAATGATCTGAATTCTACCTTTATTCCCGTATTTATCAAATGCGGCCAACTGTAATGATTCTGTTAAAGGAATTGCAGTTGTATATATTTTAGAATTCTCATCAAGTGTATCAGAAGTTGTTGTGTACCTTACTGTTAAACCAGGGAAGCCAATATTTGCTTCTACTTTTCCATCTTTAACAATAGCACCAACTGGAGGTATTCTGTAATGTCTATTCCATGACGCTAAACGATTAAACTCCCTTTGGCCAATTGCATTTGCAAAAGTATTCCAATCTTGGTTTATACGATTTTCAATTTTTGTTTTTGAATCACCCGCTTTAACCACAGATGTAGACCATGCTCTTTCTGCAAGCGCTAACATTTTAGGATATAATAAGTACTCAGCATCTTGTTGGCCTTTAAGTGTTTCCGACCATAGTGCTCCTTGAATACCTTTTATATGTTTTAAACCTTTTGCCGTTAACGTCTCTTTCTTGCTTAATTCTTCTTTAGTTATTATACCACCTAATTTTAATTTGTGATCTGTACTAAATAAGTGCGTCGGAAGATAGTTAAATATGTTTCTTGTGTTATTGTAATCTCCCCAGTAAAAACCAGGTTCATCTACTTCTTTTGTATAAGCCATATCAAAATACAGGCTAGATACAGAAGTCATAATTACATTGTATCCTTCATTGGCACGTTTGTAACCAAAGTCTTCAGTACCTGCACCCCAAGTATTATCCCATGCATTTAACGTAAGGTTATCTGGAGACATTCCTTTTGCATGATGAAGAATATCATCCCATAACTGTAGTTTTACATTGTTCTTTTTTGCAATTTTCGCAATACGTAAAGCGTAGTATCCTTTTAGAGCTTCAATATCTTCAAGATTGTTCTCTTTCATAAATTCTTTACATGAAGGAGAGTTTTCCCAAACACCATGTGCAACTTCATCACCACCTAGGTGCATCGTTTCTAAAGGAACACCAGCAGCAGTGTAAATATCATTAAACTCACCAATTAAAGCATCGATAAAGTTATATGATGAATTTTCGCAAGGACAAATTGTGTTGTCGTTAAAACCTTGTACAGAAGAATATTCAGAAACATCTTCCGGGTCGTCTAAAGTAAACTCATTTGCTTCTTTTACTTTTTCTTGAGTTTTTAATCTATCTGAACGCAAACGCATAGCATTAATTGCAATTCTTGCATGGCCAGGTACATCTACTTCTGGAATTACTTCAATATTTCTTGCTTTTGCATATTGAAGAATCTCTATATAATCGGCTCTAGTGTAGTAACCATTAGATATTCCTTCTGTACCTCTAGGACCTGAACCATAAGAAGGGATTGTTGAGAATTTATCAGTTGGGTGTTTTCTAGAACTACCAACCTCAACTAACTCAGGGAATTTTTTTAGATCAATTCTCCAACCTTCATCATCTGTTAAATGAAAATGTAACTTATTCATTTTATAGAATCCCATTACATCTAACAGGTTTAAAACAGATTTTTTTGTTTGGAAGTTTCTAGCAACATCCAACATAAAACCTCTATACTCAAAACGTGGTTGGTCAAC includes:
- a CDS encoding family 20 glycosylhydrolase: MKTQFIFFYLLLISLASCVGTKESNKKDITIHWKQQANDVNDKHESFAELTIKNVGSTQLNKSNWALYFNNKPCTQLDVAKVGADVSIERINGDFFKITPKKSFKGLNSGDSIVVSLYTNSPVIKYTDRALGFYFVFDKNGKEEFYEPAYSYGSLSPEMAQMSTSDTYVVETNEIRYEENKQLSKITLSTEDKIIPTPLSVTETKGQFDVSNVKEIVADKNTQPQAKLLQEYIKSTLHQEVTIVDKVSSAVAIQLINKEVNANTEAYSLTIQANGIKIIGSDKGLVYGIQTLRGLLPLKGEDNSIQCAKIVDQPRFEYRGFMLDVARNFQTKKSVLNLLDVMGFYKMNKLHFHLTDDEGWRIDLKKFPELVEVGSSRKHPTDKFSTIPSYGSGPRGTEGISNGYYTRADYIEILQYAKARNIEVIPEVDVPGHARIAINAMRLRSDRLKTQEKVKEANEFTLDDPEDVSEYSSVQGFNDNTICPCENSSYNFIDALIGEFNDIYTAAGVPLETMHLGGDEVAHGVWENSPSCKEFMKENNLEDIEALKGYYALRIAKIAKKNNVKLQLWDDILHHAKGMSPDNLTLNAWDNTWGAGTEDFGYKRANEGYNVIMTSVSSLYFDMAYTKEVDEPGFYWGDYNNTRNIFNYLPTHLFSTDHKLKLGGIITKEELSKKETLTAKGLKHIKGIQGALWSETLKGQQDAEYLLYPKMLALAERAWSTSVVKAGDSKTKIENRINQDWNTFANAIGQREFNRLASWNRHYRIPPVGAIVKDGKVEANIGFPGLTVRYTTTSDTLDENSKIYTTAIPLTESLQLAAFDKYGNKGRIQIISSSKKSI